The following is a genomic window from Pongo pygmaeus isolate AG05252 chromosome 22, NHGRI_mPonPyg2-v2.0_pri, whole genome shotgun sequence.
GACAGCCTGGACACAGTGTTCTGAGCTGCAATCGCCTGCAGAGGGACATTTGCAGTTTGCCTCAGAGCATCTTCTAAGCTCTTGGCTAGAGACTTAGTTTTAacttgttcttgtttttcctgtTGTGCAAGGCAAGCTGCAATTTCTTCAGGTGGTCGTTCCCTTATAGAAGATGAGGATGCTTCTTCTGAAAGTGCAGGTGTGGGTTTTCCTTCATCAATTTCAGGGTGACCAGTTTTTAAAGATTCCTCATGCTGAACCCCAGGGGCCAACAGTGTATCACCTACTGTTGCTGAAGCTGGAGTATCTCCCTTTTGTTTTTGGAGTTGTGAGTCAAGCTGTTTAGAATCTTTTGTTACTTCTGATACACTAGAGATTTTTAGTGGACCAGACTGAGTCAATTTCTTTGTCAATGGAACATTATAAGGTGCAGAACCAAGAACCATCTCGAAGAGTTTGTCTGAGTAAGGTATGgttttctctacattttctcGGAAGTGGGAATCCCATTTGGCACATAGGATAGTGCCACCAATACCTCCACCAACAAACAAAAGGCCAGCTCCAGCAATGTTGCCAGTAGTCAACCCAGAGCTGCCTGAAGTAGAGTATCGGTGGCATGGTCGCAGTGGATGGAGGACTAACTTCCCACGGAGACAACTCTGGGCCGCAGCGGTCACCCTCGATAACTGACAGGCCCGTAGTATCTATTCAGCGGACGGTGCTGCTGGTGGATGCGGGAGCTGCCATAGCGACATGAGTAAGTGGAGacatgtgtacatatgtcaaGGATGCCTATTTTTATCACtcctattgatatggtttggatctgtgtccccacccaaagttgaaatgtaatccccagtgctggaggtggggcctggtaggaggtgattggatcatgagggccatttctcatgaatggtttagcaccatccctctcGATAGTATTGTCATGATAatcagttcttgtgagatctggttgtttaaaagtgtgtagcaccctccccccacccacactGCTCCAGAATGTGAAGCACTGGtgccccttttgccttctgccatgattgtaagcttcctgaggcctccctagaagcctcTATGGTTcctatatagcctgcagaaccatgggccaattaaacctcttttctttataaattacccagtctcaggtatatctttatagcaatgtaagaatggactaatacacctattcaacatagtactggaagtccaaTCCAGTGCAATCAGGTAAGAGatagaaataaaagccatcccaattggaagagaggaagtcaaattatccctctttgcacatgacatgattttatatttagaaaaatctaaagactccaccaaaaaactattagaactgataaacaaatttagtaaagttgcaggatacaaaatcaacatataaaaatcagtagtgtttcgatacaccaataacaaactagctgaaaaagTAAGCAAAAAGGCAATCCATGAAGGCTGAaacaactccatcttggatgctaatctgcCATATGGACTTCTAGTTAACCTGTTCTGAGAAGGCCACTAAGATTTCCAGTTTATCTACTGTTCCTTGTATAAGAGCACATACTATAAATCCTGCTTCAAAACAACCTTGACGTTATCCTACTTCAACTGGTCTACAGAGCCCTTCTAAATCACATATACCCTTTCCTTGTGGTATATAAGCCTTGGGTCTGGAGGGGTAATGGCACAGGGATCCACCAGCTTATCTTACCACCACCCAAGACACAGACATGCCTTCTGTTTTAAGTccttattaaatgtttctttctgagaaactggatttgtcagcctctttctgtGGCCTCTCAGCTTCCTTGAACTTTGGGGGTGGGTTTGCATAGACCTGCCCATGGAacacaatctcattcacaatagctattttaaaaataaaatacctggcaATGAATataaccaaggatgtgaaagacctctgcaaagaaaactacaaaacactgataaaataaattgaagaagacacaaacaaatggaaagacattccatgttcatggatcggAAGAAATGATATTGTTAGAAAGatcatactatccaaagcaatcaacagactcaatgcaatctctatcaaaatgccaatgacatgtttcacagaagcagaaaaaacagtcctaaaattcatatggaaccaaaaaagaccctgaatagccaaagttatcctgagcaaaaagaacaaacctgtaGGCATCACACcacttgacttcaaaatatattacaaggctaaaCAGCACAGTATTGGTataaaaccagacacatagatcaatggaacagaatagagaacccagaaataaatccatatatttacagccagttgattttcaacaaaggtggcAAGAACATACAATAGAGAAAGGACACccccttcaataaatggtgctgggaaaactggatagccacatgcagaagaatgaaactggatccctacctctcatcatatacagaaatcaactcaagatgtatcAAAGCCTTAAACATAAGACTGAAAACCATaaagctactagaagaaaacataaatgaaatgctccaggacattggtctaggcaaacaGTTTATGGCTAAGACtacaaaaacacaggcaacaaaaaccaaaatagacaaatgagattatattaaactgaaaagttctgcacagcaaaggcaacaatcaacagagtgaagagacaacctgtttaatgggagaaaatatttgtaaactatgcatctgacaagtgactaatatccagaatatataaggaactcaaacaactcaacaacaacaacaaaacaaataattccattaatAAATTGGCAAAGCACCTGAATAGGcgtctctcaaaagaagacatacaaatggccaacaggtatattaaaaaaaactcaacatcactaatcatcagggaactgcagatcaaaactacaatgagatagcatcatCTTAccccaattagaatggctattatcaaaaagacaaaaaataacagatgctggtaaagatgtggagaaaagggaactcttatacatcatttgtggaagtgtaaattagtacagccattatcaAAAACGGTATAcagatttctcagaaaactaaaataaaactatcataCTATCCAGCAATCCTGCTACTAAGCATTTATTCAAAGGACAGGGAATTGGTGTATCAGAAAGAttcctgcacccccatgtttattgcagcactattcacaatagccaagatacagattcaacctaagtgtctatcaataaataaatgaatcaagaCACTGTGGTATATATTTACAATGGAAtcttattcagccataaaaaagaaggaagtcctgccatttgcagcaacatggatggaaccgaAGGTCattaaagacaaatattacatgttctcactcacatgtgggagttcacaaagttgatctcatggaagtagagagtagaatgatattACCAGAGGTGAAGAAGGGTGTGTGTTAGAGGAGAAGTGagtttggttaatgggtacaaacatacagttacacagaaagaataagttctaatatttgatagcagcatagggtgactacagttaacaatgtattgtatgtCTCAAATCAGCTAGAAGAGAGAGCGTAAAATGTTCTCAACATAGAGAAATGATAGACAAGGTGATGAATATCCTGATTTCATCGTTACATATCCTCTGTGTATAAAGTAtttcatataccccataaatatgtaaagatattatgtatcaatttttaaaaagtgccatATGTAGATCAGTGATGGGAGTGTGTGCTACAGACCTAATCCAGTTCTGTTAACCTGAGATCCTCCGCGACCTGGGAAACAGGACGTCCACCAACCACGTGGGGAAACCCGATCCTCAGTGCTCTGAGGCTTTGGCCATCAGTGCAGGGCTTGCTGGCCTGGAGCAGGAGTGGGCAGCCAGTGGGGAAGCAAGACCACTCCACCACAGGCGGGTAAGTCACTTCTGTGGCTACTGCACCTGGGCCCCGGGAGCCCTGGGAGAGGCCACATGGGAATCTGCAGCTGTGCCCTTCACCGGGGACACCACCTTCTGATGAGCACTGGGTGAAGGGATCACTGAAAAGGGTTTAGCAGCAAATTCTATGTAATCAGCAGAATAGATAGCGGGGagtatggaaataaaaaagagagacaagaaaCGCAGAGCTGCGTGGGGAAAGCTGGTTTATTTGGCTCTCATGGGGTCAGAGAATGACTCTGGGACCCCAGACTTCCCTGGGGGGATGGGCAAGGTCAGCAAGGGCTCCAGATCATTCTGTCACATTCTCGATCCAGAATTCAGAGGGTTCACTGAGCATGCTTTTCACCTGCACCATGTGCAGAAGACCAACTGAGGACTCATCCAGGGAGTGTACAGGTGTGGCCTCATCTGCACGGGGAGCAGCAGGTCTGGAGATTCACGCTCAGCAGCAGGAAGAGGTGCTGCAGGAGACGGGTCTGCAGAGGACGCTGGTGCAGGAAGGCTGGCAGCACCCAGAGGACTGGCAGGAGGGAGCCGCATACACGACGGGCCTGCAgctcacaggcacacacagggAGGACTGGCAGGAGGGGGCCACGCACACAATGGGCCTGTAgctcacaggcacacacacagaggacTGACATCTCACGGGCATGCACACGGCTGACTTGAGGCTCACGGGCACGCACACGGAGGACTGGCAGCCCACAGGGACATAACAGGATGCCTGGCAGGGGCTGGGCACACAGCAGGCTGGCTGGCAGCCTGAGGAGCAGCTGGTGTGGCACATGGTGGCGTGTGGCTGCATAAGGTCGAGGCAGAGGGCAGTGATGTCTGGGGACAGCTTCCCTGGGCAGCCTTTATACCTGGACCCAGGCATCCCCACAGCACAGAAGCGCGTACCTGTTGTcttccttgtttttcttcctcaagGCTGTTTCCTGGAACTCAGTTTTCTGTTGTAGATGCTCATGTTTTTTATTTGGCCCTTTGTTTCATGACTAATTGCACCTTCTTCAAGCTCTTGTTACATTTGGAAACCTGCCCAAATTTATCGGTGATGCACAGGCTGTTTTAGCTCCACCTGCCTGATATCTGCCTCCGTTCATTAGTTCTACACTGAAGCAGACATGAGTGGTACCCAAAAGACCTCCTCGAACCACAACTTCTGTTGCATCAACCAGAAACTTTGGGGAAGAGACCAGAACTGAATATAGACAATGTAATCATACTGGGAAACCTGCTGGAGTGAGTGATGCAAAGCTGGCTACTCTATCAGCTATACAGTTGAGATTTAGGAGATGCTCATTTTCAGGCAGCTGCCAACCAGCAGTGCAGACCGTGcttcctgagagagaagaaacTTAGGAGATAAACTCCCATTTCCCAGCTCTCTGCTGGGGCAGGCTTCCAAAATGCAGTGTCACCAGCTGGAGTCAGAGCAAAATACAGTGGCCCAACTCTGCCGAGGAGGAAGGGACCAGTGCCCATGCAGTTGAAGCCCTGGAGTCCGAGGAGCAGAGAAGTGGAAAGAAGGATCCGTGTGGAGAGCAGGCCCCGCAGTGTGGGAACTGACTGTGAATCTGTGGAATGGGGCAGGGCTGTGCATTCCCAGGGCAAGGCCACCACAGGCTCACCAGAGAGAAGCTGCTAGAGGATTGAGAGTGAagcctccctccagcccccacaTCGACATCCAGCCGAGACCCCCTACAGCCCAGCACCAAATGAGTAAGGACCACAGACTACAGTGAGACCCGCCTAGGCCAGCCCGAACAAAGCCTAAACCAATTCAGAATAGGATTTTTAGGGAAGACAGTTTGGAATGTGAGTCCCACCAAGATACAGAGTGTTCCAAGTTGTAGATACTTCCCAGAGATCCACCCTAGCAAAGTGTTGAACAAAAACTCACAAGATTAAGGTCATTCTCCAGTAACTGACAGctagaagaaaaatcagaaacatgATACAGCTCAGAGTCTGTAAATGCATTATTATAATACCTCATACACAATCAAAATCATCAGATATTGGACAGGCACGGttgtttatgcctgtaatcccagcactttgggaggccaagatgggaagattgcttgaggctaggagtttgagaccagcctgggcaacatagtgagactctgtctctacaaaaaaatggttaaaaattagccagacatggtggtgcatgcttgtggtcccagctacacggtaggttgaggcaggaaggtctattgagcctgggaggttgaggatgccatgagttatgatcacaccactgcactccagccagggcaacagagcaagacctgtctcaaaaaacaaatcatCAGGTATTAAAAGATATAGGTAAATTTAATtcgctgttaaaaaaaaataaacctgagATGGTCTAGATATTGGACATGGCAAATGATGACTGTAAGCAGCTATTACAAACATGTTCCAAAAAATCCAAGAAAACTGTTCaaataattaaaggaaaacaTTGTCTTCATGAATGGATAAATAGGGAATCTCAATAGAGTAattgaaaccattttttaaaatgggaatccTAGAACTGAAAAGTACAgtagttaaaaattttaaatacaccaAATTTGACTTCAAAAATCAACAACGTCCAAATCCAGGAATCTCAGAAAACCCCCAGTAGGATAAATAGGAAGAAAACCACATCCAGGCACATTATAAAGTGATGAAAaccaaaaatgaagacaaaaatctCAAAAGCAGTGACAGGAAGACACTTTACATACAAAGGAACAAGGATAAGAAAAACACCCTGGCTTCTCGTGAGAAACAATGGAGACGCATCTTTAAAATGCTGAGCAACAAGAACTGGCAATCCAGAAGTCCACATCTATGAAGAACGTGCTTCAAAACTGAGATTGAGGCCgggccgggcactgtggttcacacctctaatcccagcactttgaaggccgaggcaagaggatctcttgagcccaggagttgtagaccagcctgggcaacaagcaagagcacatctctacagaaaatttaaaaattagctaggtgtggcggtgtgcacctgcagtcccaactattcaggaggatgaggcaggaggatagcttgagcccaggagttcgaagctgcagtgagctatgactgcaccatcacacttcagcctgggtgaccgagcaagaaGGGTCTCAAAAAACCCCAGAAACTGAGATTGAAGTGAAAACCTGTTCAGAAGAGCAAAAGCTGGGAGAAATCCTCCCCTGCAGATGTGCGCTGCAGGCGACGTGGAGATGTGCTTTCGGTTGACTAGGACGAGGCCAGGTGGACCCTGACCTGCACAGAAGAGTAGGGGGGATGGGGGAAGGTAAAGGAGCAGGTAAATATCAAAGACGCATCCTCGTTCTTCTGTAGTCGACTCGTAAGACAACCAACCTTTAAAATGGATTACTTGGTGACTAGGTCACATAGGAACATGTGGTCACTGTGGCTGCCCCAATTCTCTTGGTTTTTAAGTGTGATTCTGAACTACAGCAGTGAAAGGAGTTGCCTGTGAACTTGTGGCCTCACCCGGCTTGTCCCTAGGCCTTAAGGTCACTCCCACATGGCCACAGATCAGCTCTGGGTCCATAGACTTCTAAGTTCTGTCCACAGCTCTGAGACCCCACTTGGTCTTCAGCCTTGGAGGGGATTTCATTAACGTGGTGTCTGACTTGTCCAAAGGCTTCTTGGCAGGAATCACCTGTATCCACCACCAGCAGGCACAGGAGGACCCACACAGGAGCAGAGGGTGCCCCTGGGTGCTGCCTGGGATGGAGGGAGTAGCTCTGCCCTGAGAGATGGCTCAGCCCCCTACCGTGTGACACCACCGTAGAATAAAGCGCTGTGGCCAATCTATCAAGAGAACAGAGCTGGAGCGTGAGGAGGAGCGTGCCATCCACACTCCTGCCCGCTGCCTCCCAAGTGCAGGGGCATCCTGGAATTTCACGCCAGCTCCTCACTTTCCCCCAAGCTGCCTCTGCAGGGGTGAGACTGATCAGACCCTCAGCGTGGGAGAGGAACCAGATATGAGTAGCTCACGCCCCACTCCGTGATGGGTCCTCCTGGGCTGCGCTCCGTCTGCAGAGGAGGTGGCCTGTGGCCACTAGTGCTACTTGTGTGAAGTGGGCACTTCTGAAGTGTGGTGTCAGGAAGTCCACTGCGGTCACACTCCTGGGCCATGCTCTGCAGAGGCCAACGTGGCTGAAGTTTTCATCCATCTTCTCTGTCCCAGCTGGTTCAGGACTTCAGGATGAATCACTTATTGAACCCTCAAGCCCCAGTATAATTTGGCACAGTGGTAATGACCATGGATTCCAGAGTGAAGCTAAGCAGTCCAGATCCCTGCGTCTCTGCAGTGGTGCAGACACGCACCCATTGTGCAAACCCTCTATGACTTACAAATTGcacgtctgtaaaatggggtatcgGCCACCCCGAATGCTGGCAAAGCTGAATGAGATAACCCCGTAAGCTGCCAATCACAGCCTGGCACAGCACTAGATCTCTGTGCATTACTGTTACCccaatcatcatcattattattccaCAATATGGAGCCCAGTAGCTTGGCTCTCGTTACTTGGGAAGACCCTGATGATGACTGAGCTTTTCAGTCAAAACGGGGCCCCTGGTGCAGTGAGTGTGACTGTGCTTGTGTGAGCTCCAGACAGCATTTACAATGCGGGGACCTTGAACATCCATGAGGTGGACCCTTGGCCTCACTGACAGCCCTTTACCAGCTCCTCTCGGCTCTGTTTCCAGGAAACACATGGTCTGCTGAGTCATGGGAGCCCCCAGCTCAGAGGTTCCTGAACTGAGTAACCTCAACAAGAAAACCCAGAAAGATCAACAGGAGAGGGCAGAGGAGGAGAACCCAACCAGGAGGAAGATGCCAGGGGGCTTGCTGCCCAGACGCCCATGGCCTGCCCTGGCTCCATGCTGCTTCCCCACCACCTGCTGCCCACCCAGGGCTGTGGGACCTCCTGCTGCCACCTGgccacccccgccccaccccctgcACTGTGCAGCTCTGCTGTGCCGGCCCCTGTGTGAGGTGTCCACCTCCTGCCAGCTGGCCTGCTGCATGCTCAGGTCGGGCCTGTGTGTGGCCGCCTCCTGCCGGTCCTCTAGGTGCTGCCGGTCCTCTAGGTGCTGCCGGccctcctgccccttccctgGCCTGTAGCCTGTGACCTGCCACACCGGCCTGCTGCTGATGGATTATCCTGATAATCAACTCTCTGCTATTGTTTAGCAAAAGCCTTTCCCTTTGTCCTATTATCAGAATCCCCCTGCACTTCTTAGTCCCCAGTGACGGATCCACCTCCCACTGTAGCTGGAATTTCCCCCGAACGTTCTTGTGCAGGAAGGCTTAGTTCCCTATCAAAAATAAGTCTGTCTGCTCCTCAATActgggtctttttaaaaatttccctgaAGCTGTTTCTCATTGTCCTTTGCCTTCCTGACCAAGACAATGTCAGCACAGCACGGGGTTCTGTCCTTGGTCACTGCTCAGAGGTGGAGCTTCACCCTGGGATGTCGGGAAGCCGCTCTGGGAAAAGCTGTGGCTGAAGCTGCTGAGTCCAAAGGGGGTGTCTCCTTCCCAGTAGTTTCAGATGAGGATCTCCCACCCAGGGCTCTTCTGGAGCCTGGAAACCAAGCCACAGGACAAAGGGCTGCGGGAAGAAGGAGGCTGAGCCTGGGGAACCTGGTGGCTGCCTTCGGGTGTCAGAAGGGCTTTCCCTCAGCGTGTGTTTCCCCAGAGGCTGGATTGGGGCCACTGAGCCAGTGTGACGGGGAGGTAAATTTCAGCTCAACAGGAGGAAGGGTCCCCTGAAAGCCAGGGTTCCCAGTGACACACTTGGCGCCTGGTGATTACTCAGCTTCTGGGTACTGAGGGCTCTGAACGGCAGGCACACTTCTCCCACTGTATCATAACAGACAAAACCAGAATGGCCCATGTACCCATCAGCCGGTGGATGGATAAACACAGCCTGACACAGCGGTACAGCGGAATCCACACGAGCACTGAGGGCGGCATCGCTTACGCACACGGCAACAGGAACGCATCGCAGAAACACCGCGTGGCGTGGGAGAGGCCAGCACCGGAGGACTTGCTGTATGACTCCATCTAAATGAGTTCTAAAACAAGGAGAACCAATTTGTGCTTTGAAAAATTCTCAACAGTGGCCATCTCTGGGGGATTGGGTGAAATTGACTGGGGAAGGCAGAagagtgctggagaggatggcaAAGGCCAGGGTCCTGATGG
Proteins encoded in this region:
- the LOC129022492 gene encoding keratin-associated protein 12-1 isoform X1 codes for the protein MCHTSCSSGCQPACCVPSPCQASCYVPVGCQSSVCVPVSLKSAVCMPVRCQSSVCSSLCVPVSCRPVVYAAPSCQSSGCCQPSCTSVLCRPVSCSTSSCC
- the LOC129022492 gene encoding keratin-associated protein 12-1 isoform X3, with the translated sequence MQPHATMCHTSCSSGCQPACCVPSPCQASCYVPVGCQSSVCVPVSLKSAVCMPVRCQSSVCVPVSYRPVVYAAPSCQSSGCCQPSCTSVLCRPVSCSTSSCC
- the LOC129022492 gene encoding keratin-associated protein 12-1 isoform X2, which translates into the protein MCHTSCSSGCQPACCVPSPCQASCYVPVGCQSSVCVPVSLKPIVCVAPSCQSSLCVPVSCRPVVYAAPSCQSSGCCQPSCTSVLCRPVSCSTSSCC